One genomic region from Dehalobacter restrictus DSM 9455 encodes:
- a CDS encoding sensor histidine kinase: MIYNLVILCTVIVIYFLIPFIFNYAPGSINTDFDIKVSYISYMAQFSIITILILVPSFVFLKKTLSDIDEWAILLNDDSPDSQNKLLKIRKKCLNLPYIIYMGQIVVSMLVIILILVFTGSHPAVMIYKILILSFSFATLAALFSFIFAKRIFTKILLNTSRYNELQGIKLSVRGKILLHVLPTIILAILFTSLVGYSRLITEKGDLIFDVYKDQLQQYEVSSIYDEAKAREVLSHIKLLNEKTDSRFMITPSGKYISLDNMDASDFFIQYAIDVSDKYGGRIFEGYGLDSQGASIKVNGQDGSYILGIKYDISSNNTVLYFIISFIALFILNFIVLNYFSRSLGEDVSRVAKNLSDISHGVNVDLDQKLAITSNDEIGDLIIAFNKIQEKEKANIESMKENQAIILEQERLASLGQLIGGIAHNLKTPIMSIAGGIEALKDLTNEYKESIEDQAVSPADHYEIAKEMQEWLDKMKPYCSYMTDIISAVKGQAVQMNYAGSDKFTVEDLVKRIDVLMKHELKKYHCKLKPDFQIDLQTEIRGELNSLVQVFDNLIINAMHAYEGQTGEIGFSIYKERHNLKFALSDHGKGIPEEVQKRLFKEMFTTKGKNGTGLGLYMSYSTIKGRFSGNMKFESQEGVGTTFYITIPYLSAHVQEANDETFN, encoded by the coding sequence TTGATTTATAATCTTGTTATTTTATGTACTGTCATTGTTATCTATTTTCTGATTCCCTTTATCTTTAACTATGCGCCTGGTTCAATTAATACGGATTTTGATATAAAAGTATCCTACATCTCCTATATGGCACAGTTTTCGATAATAACAATCTTAATCCTTGTTCCTAGTTTTGTTTTTCTTAAAAAAACATTGTCAGATATTGACGAGTGGGCTATTTTGCTTAATGATGATTCTCCTGATTCACAAAATAAATTGCTGAAGATTCGTAAAAAGTGTTTAAATCTGCCCTATATCATCTATATGGGGCAAATTGTGGTTTCTATGCTGGTTATTATCTTAATTTTAGTTTTTACCGGCAGTCATCCTGCCGTTATGATTTATAAGATTCTGATCTTAAGTTTTTCATTTGCTACGCTCGCTGCACTTTTTTCATTTATATTCGCTAAAAGAATTTTTACAAAAATATTGTTAAACACGTCTCGGTACAATGAACTCCAGGGAATAAAATTAAGTGTCCGCGGAAAAATTCTGCTTCATGTTTTACCAACAATTATCCTGGCTATTTTATTTACTTCTTTGGTAGGGTATTCAAGATTGATAACCGAAAAAGGCGATTTAATCTTTGATGTCTATAAGGATCAACTTCAGCAGTATGAAGTAAGCAGCATTTATGATGAAGCAAAGGCGAGAGAGGTTTTAAGTCATATCAAGCTGTTAAATGAGAAAACGGATTCCAGATTTATGATTACACCGAGTGGAAAATATATTTCCTTGGACAACATGGACGCGAGTGACTTTTTTATTCAATATGCTATTGATGTGTCAGATAAGTATGGCGGAAGAATATTTGAGGGTTATGGACTCGATTCCCAAGGGGCTTCTATTAAAGTAAATGGTCAAGACGGATCCTATATTTTGGGGATCAAATATGATATATCTTCCAATAATACTGTACTCTATTTTATTATTAGTTTCATTGCACTGTTTATTTTAAACTTTATCGTCTTAAACTACTTCTCCAGGTCCCTCGGTGAAGACGTTTCAAGGGTGGCCAAAAACCTCTCCGACATTTCGCATGGCGTTAACGTTGACCTCGATCAGAAGCTGGCGATCACCTCCAATGACGAAATCGGAGATCTGATTATTGCCTTCAATAAAATCCAGGAAAAAGAAAAAGCGAATATTGAATCGATGAAAGAAAATCAGGCTATCATTCTGGAACAGGAGAGGCTGGCTTCGCTTGGCCAGCTGATCGGCGGAATCGCCCATAACCTGAAAACACCGATCATGTCGATTGCCGGAGGTATCGAAGCACTCAAGGATTTAACGAATGAATACAAGGAATCTATTGAAGATCAAGCTGTATCACCTGCCGATCATTATGAGATTGCGAAAGAGATGCAGGAATGGCTCGATAAGATGAAGCCATACTGTTCCTATATGACAGACATTATCAGTGCAGTTAAAGGTCAGGCGGTACAGATGAACTACGCAGGCTCAGATAAGTTTACCGTGGAAGATTTGGTCAAAAGAATTGATGTTTTGATGAAGCATGAGCTGAAAAAATACCACTGCAAGCTTAAACCTGATTTTCAAATTGATCTGCAGACAGAAATACGAGGAGAACTGAACAGCCTGGTACAAGTATTTGACAATCTGATCATCAACGCAATGCATGCTTATGAAGGGCAAACCGGAGAAATCGGTTTCAGCATTTACAAAGAAAGACATAACCTCAAATTTGCTTTAAGCGATCATGGTAAGGGTATTCCTGAGGAAGTGCAGAAAAGACTGTTCAAGGAAATGTTTACGACCAAAGGTAAAAATGGGACAGGTCTTGGACTATACATGTCGTATTCTACAATTAAAGGACGATTTTCGGGCAATATGAAGTTTGAATCGCAGGAAGGCGTTGGCACTACATTCTATATCACGATTCCTTATCTATCCGCACACGTACAGGAGGCTAACGATGAGACGTTCAACTAA
- a CDS encoding non-ribosomal peptide synthetase: protein MVEYYPLSIPQRSIWYLEKLHPGTSIGNIASTLKIKDSIDLRLLEKSINLVIEKNEALRLRFREKDGQVFQYVAEFAYTKIDLFDFSESGGLKRLYAWDQEETKKPFTINDSPLVYFSIIKISGKENVIYCKIHHLISDGWTVVYIGNKIMENYNMLEEGVSYEQENDPSYLEYVNSELEYLHSPRYIKDKEYWENVFTDTPEMTTLKSKAAKISHTEAVRKTFKIPNKLSKKISQYCLENKTSIFTLYISALCIYINRISNKEDIVLGVPVLNRANAREKKTVGMFISTIPLRVNIDNDTNFQDFCHKLTRNWMDILRHQKYPYDEILKHVRKHNRSIEKLYEIAVSYQNAKFIKNSDINSCEGRWHFCGHQTESLYIHINEREDDGNIIIDYDYLTDLFYSKEIEFIHDHVLRILWHALDNSVKKISRLEMISEKEKQRILCEFNDTGLFFPHNKTVAQLFEEQAEKTPAKTALIFEESSISYYELNQRANRLAKVLRDKGVGPNKFVGIFVPRSLEMMIAILAVLKAGGAYLPIDPDYPSQRIDYMLEDSHTAILLTCQKLMKEIHFNGEIIDVFSNNEQLTGLANLQKVNTPQDIAYLIYTSGSTGKPKGVMVQHSAVVNLISGITAKIDFSPEKVMLSVTTISFDIFVLESLLPLSKGLTVVVANEKQQIIPKELNDVILNNNVKMFQVTPSRIQLLLNSELELASLMNLSEIMIGGEVFTPSLLNNLKSVCRAKIYNMYGPTETTVWSTVADLTAEGRPHIGKPIANTKIYILDRYLNLLPIGIPGDLYIGGMGVSKGYFEKEGLTAERFIENPFDEGGIIYKTGDLARWYPEGDIEFLGRTDYQIKIRGYRIELGEIEDRLLKHPHIREAVAVVKENSNNSKVICAYIVADTEIGSTEVKAYLAQYLPDYMVPGHIIPVDFIPKTPNNKIDRNALPEYEEKAVKPVPPRNPTERKIAKVWCSLLGRKSVGIDDNFFDLGGDSLTIVQLQVLLMKKGIDIGIQELYEYQTIRQIFDGMESAKNIIDSMKIKDDPVKDIALDYDIKPCLKKAQHVLLTGATGFLGIHLLEQLLKQKDCNIYCLLRGKTICEAEDKLRKQLDFYFNGKYSQELDERIIIIPGDVTQVQLGLDSNIYQYLLDKIDLVIHSAAIVKHYGLYEDYLDVNIKGTERVADFCLQGDIRLNYVSSITVSGNYLTNNIHEEKVDFTESDLYIGQDYGGNVYVKSKFESERFIYQNVKNGLKADVYRIGVLTGRYNDGQFQKNIQENGFYERIKAIIELGFVPEIWANEQLEFTPVDCCSEAIAKLINLSAGTRIFHLFNHKTISLVKVVEILNSLGIDIEVVPNDVFVQIVEKNMKEHNISPAVNELLKGKFSAYSQTVNVKSEVTQKVLNNENFAWPEISKEYVSQILQYMFRMDYLKEKQGKRDIVC, encoded by the coding sequence ATGGTCGAGTATTATCCGTTATCAATCCCGCAAAGAAGTATTTGGTATTTAGAGAAACTTCATCCAGGAACCAGTATCGGCAATATTGCTTCAACCCTGAAAATTAAAGACAGCATAGATCTCAGGCTTCTCGAAAAGTCCATCAACCTTGTGATCGAGAAAAATGAAGCGCTCAGGCTCAGGTTTAGGGAAAAGGACGGACAGGTATTCCAATATGTTGCCGAATTTGCATATACGAAAATAGATTTATTCGATTTCAGTGAAAGCGGCGGCCTCAAACGGCTGTATGCCTGGGATCAGGAGGAAACCAAAAAACCATTTACCATTAACGACAGCCCACTGGTTTATTTTTCTATTATTAAAATCAGCGGAAAAGAGAATGTGATATACTGCAAAATCCACCATCTGATTTCTGATGGGTGGACTGTTGTTTATATAGGCAATAAAATTATGGAGAATTACAATATGCTGGAAGAAGGCGTTTCCTATGAACAGGAAAATGACCCTTCTTATTTAGAATATGTCAATAGTGAGCTTGAATATCTGCATTCTCCCAGGTATATCAAAGATAAGGAATACTGGGAGAATGTCTTTACGGATACACCAGAAATGACCACGCTGAAAAGCAAAGCAGCCAAGATTAGCCATACTGAAGCTGTTAGAAAAACGTTTAAAATTCCAAATAAATTGTCCAAAAAAATTTCTCAATACTGCCTGGAAAATAAAACATCGATTTTTACCCTTTATATTTCCGCGCTCTGTATTTATATCAACAGAATCTCCAATAAAGAAGATATTGTTCTTGGGGTGCCAGTACTGAACCGAGCCAATGCTCGGGAAAAGAAAACAGTCGGAATGTTCATCAGCACGATACCGCTTAGGGTTAATATCGATAATGATACGAATTTTCAGGATTTCTGCCATAAGCTGACCAGAAACTGGATGGATATCCTGAGGCATCAAAAATATCCGTATGATGAAATTTTAAAACATGTCAGAAAACACAACAGAAGTATCGAAAAATTATATGAAATTGCCGTATCTTACCAAAATGCCAAATTTATTAAGAATAGTGATATCAATAGCTGTGAGGGCAGATGGCATTTTTGCGGTCACCAGACAGAATCACTTTATATTCATATTAACGAACGCGAAGACGACGGCAATATCATTATTGACTATGACTATCTGACGGATCTTTTCTATAGCAAGGAAATTGAATTTATTCATGACCATGTGCTGAGGATTCTTTGGCATGCGCTGGACAATTCCGTGAAAAAAATCTCCAGACTAGAGATGATTTCAGAAAAGGAAAAGCAGAGAATCCTGTGTGAGTTCAATGACACTGGATTATTCTTCCCTCACAATAAAACGGTTGCCCAGTTATTCGAAGAACAAGCAGAAAAAACGCCTGCCAAGACAGCATTGATTTTTGAGGAGAGCAGTATTTCCTACTATGAGTTGAATCAAAGAGCGAACCGGCTTGCTAAAGTGCTCAGGGACAAAGGTGTTGGGCCTAACAAATTTGTAGGAATCTTTGTTCCACGTTCTCTGGAGATGATGATAGCGATCCTGGCAGTACTGAAAGCAGGCGGTGCTTACCTGCCGATTGATCCGGACTATCCGTCCCAGCGAATCGATTACATGCTCGAGGATAGCCATACTGCTATTCTGTTAACCTGTCAGAAACTCATGAAAGAGATCCATTTCAACGGGGAAATTATCGACGTTTTTAGTAACAATGAACAACTGACCGGATTAGCTAACCTGCAGAAAGTCAATACACCACAGGATATTGCCTATCTAATTTATACCTCCGGTTCGACTGGAAAGCCCAAGGGTGTCATGGTCCAGCATTCAGCCGTCGTGAATCTGATTTCGGGAATAACGGCAAAGATTGACTTTTCTCCCGAGAAGGTCATGCTGTCAGTCACAACGATTTCGTTTGACATATTTGTTCTTGAATCACTGCTGCCGCTGAGTAAAGGGTTGACTGTAGTCGTCGCAAATGAAAAACAGCAGATCATACCGAAAGAATTGAATGATGTAATACTTAATAACAACGTCAAGATGTTTCAAGTAACTCCTTCAAGAATCCAGTTACTCTTAAACAGCGAACTAGAGTTAGCTAGTTTAATGAATCTTTCGGAAATTATGATCGGTGGTGAGGTTTTTACTCCTTCGCTATTAAATAATCTTAAGAGTGTTTGCAGAGCGAAAATTTATAATATGTACGGACCAACGGAGACAACAGTATGGTCAACAGTTGCTGATCTTACTGCTGAAGGCCGTCCCCATATTGGCAAACCTATTGCCAATACGAAAATTTATATCCTTGACCGGTATTTGAATTTACTGCCTATCGGAATTCCCGGAGACCTATATATTGGTGGGATGGGTGTTTCCAAGGGGTATTTTGAGAAGGAAGGATTAACCGCTGAACGATTTATTGAGAATCCATTTGATGAAGGCGGTATAATATATAAAACGGGCGATCTTGCCAGATGGTATCCGGAAGGGGATATTGAATTTCTGGGAAGAACTGATTATCAAATTAAAATCAGGGGATATAGAATTGAACTTGGAGAGATTGAGGACAGGCTCCTTAAACATCCTCATATCAGAGAGGCAGTTGCGGTTGTCAAAGAGAATTCAAACAATAGCAAAGTAATATGTGCTTATATTGTTGCAGACACCGAAATAGGCAGCACCGAGGTAAAAGCCTATTTAGCTCAGTATCTGCCTGACTATATGGTTCCGGGCCATATTATCCCGGTCGATTTCATACCTAAAACTCCGAATAATAAGATAGACAGAAATGCGCTGCCAGAGTATGAAGAAAAAGCAGTCAAACCTGTTCCACCAAGAAATCCAACTGAACGTAAAATCGCTAAAGTATGGTGTTCGTTGTTGGGCAGAAAATCCGTCGGTATTGATGATAATTTCTTTGATTTAGGTGGAGACTCACTGACGATTGTTCAGCTTCAAGTCCTGTTAATGAAAAAAGGAATTGATATCGGAATTCAGGAGCTTTATGAATATCAGACGATCAGACAAATATTTGACGGCATGGAATCAGCTAAAAACATCATAGATAGCATGAAAATCAAGGATGATCCTGTCAAAGATATTGCACTTGATTATGATATTAAGCCCTGCCTAAAGAAGGCACAACATGTCCTGCTTACTGGAGCTACCGGCTTTCTAGGTATACATTTGCTCGAACAGCTTCTTAAGCAAAAAGACTGTAATATCTACTGTCTACTGCGAGGGAAAACGATTTGTGAAGCAGAAGATAAACTGCGCAAACAACTGGATTTCTATTTCAACGGAAAATACAGTCAGGAATTAGATGAACGGATTATCATTATTCCCGGTGACGTCACGCAGGTTCAGCTGGGGCTGGATAGTAATATTTATCAATACCTTCTGGATAAGATCGATCTAGTCATTCATTCAGCCGCAATCGTAAAGCATTACGGTTTATATGAGGACTATCTGGATGTCAACATTAAAGGTACAGAAAGAGTAGCTGACTTTTGTCTGCAGGGGGATATTCGTCTGAACTATGTATCTTCGATCACAGTCTCCGGAAATTATCTTACAAATAATATTCACGAGGAAAAGGTAGATTTTACAGAATCAGACTTGTATATCGGACAGGATTACGGTGGGAATGTTTACGTAAAAAGCAAGTTTGAATCGGAACGCTTCATTTACCAGAACGTCAAAAATGGTTTGAAGGCGGATGTTTATCGCATCGGCGTTTTGACCGGTCGTTACAATGACGGGCAATTTCAGAAAAACATTCAGGAAAATGGTTTCTATGAGAGGATCAAAGCAATTATTGAGCTTGGTTTTGTTCCGGAAATCTGGGCGAATGAACAATTGGAATTTACTCCGGTTGATTGTTGCAGTGAAGCGATAGCCAAGTTAATCAATTTATCTGCCGGAACACGTATTTTCCATTTGTTTAATCATAAAACAATCAGTCTGGTCAAAGTAGTTGAGATTTTAAACAGCCTGGGCATTGATATTGAAGTTGTCCCGAATGATGTTTTTGTTCAAATTGTTGAAAAGAATATGAAAGAGCATAATATCAGTCCTGCTGTCAACGAACTGCTTAAAGGAAAATTTTCTGCTTATTCACAAACGGTCAATGTTAAATCAGAAGTGACTCAAAAAGTATTGAATAATGAAAACTTTGCTTGGCCGGAAATCAGTAAGGAATACGTTTCCCAAATTCTGCAATACATGTTTAGAATGGATTACTTGAAAGAAAAGCAAGGTAAAAGGGATATCGTATGTTAA
- a CDS encoding 4'-phosphopantetheinyl transferase family protein, which yields MINLFGCNLACICENEINAYTQLISGKRKSSLARLKYIDDVKRSLLGELLIRKIVRENYFRGNDEISFGVNDYGKPYVKDLDAFHFSVAHSGEWVLCATSSQEVGVDLERIRPVDPEIARQHFTEQENIFLTGLSLDRKKEYFFKLWTLKESYFKAKGTGLAGNLKEADFSSMAGASFSYPNEGLYFHIYPFDPGYAVAACGCEKEFSPKVHVVNIQYSDF from the coding sequence ATGATTAACCTATTTGGTTGTAATTTAGCATGTATCTGCGAAAATGAGATTAATGCCTATACGCAATTGATCTCGGGAAAAAGAAAAAGCAGTTTGGCCAGGTTGAAGTACATAGATGATGTAAAAAGATCTTTACTAGGAGAACTGCTCATTCGCAAAATCGTCAGGGAAAATTATTTTCGAGGAAATGATGAAATTTCTTTTGGTGTAAACGATTATGGCAAGCCTTATGTCAAAGACCTGGATGCATTTCATTTCAGTGTTGCCCATTCCGGAGAATGGGTTCTTTGTGCGACAAGCAGTCAAGAAGTAGGTGTTGATCTCGAACGAATCAGACCGGTTGACCCAGAGATCGCCAGGCAGCATTTTACCGAACAAGAGAACATTTTCTTAACGGGGCTTAGCCTGGACAGGAAAAAAGAATACTTTTTTAAACTTTGGACGCTTAAAGAAAGCTATTTTAAAGCAAAGGGTACAGGCCTTGCGGGTAATCTTAAAGAAGCTGATTTTTCCAGCATGGCCGGAGCCAGTTTTTCTTATCCGAATGAAGGGCTGTACTTTCATATTTATCCATTTGATCCGGGTTACGCTGTGGCAGCATGCGGCTGCGAAAAAGAATTCAGTCCCAAGGTTCATGTAGTAAACATCCAATATTCAGACTTTTGA